In Gigantopelta aegis isolate Gae_Host chromosome 6, Gae_host_genome, whole genome shotgun sequence, the following are encoded in one genomic region:
- the LOC121375473 gene encoding trafficking protein particle complex subunit 12-like, whose protein sequence is MDPDNYTDSDGETHLSSPESHLAVPGYISSLPHSPTTDTLESVTLDPPPSNGQDDSVETENIECTGNSGGITFEAEPAVEDIILSSPSDHSSDRVLSPCSASEPAQKDDGVTSKPDPLDVFTSVKMDDSISLEQEKPNLSSYFGVPDSVADDFFDSISGETPSAGGDSIAVSDQIAAAQQESQVEPQTEPDSKQQQQPQDFEHTLTQEHQETLVSNTPEVQADKSCNNNSGGIFHQEDMVASSEPETISFEGEILLSTENDGGKSGSQELLDQDEDEFESFTAQGEEVESVPGDQVHSYEPESPLKSADENKPQDSLHPGFHHSLHQTPSVGTTPTQLSPLSTPVHHSQSAPQPGPVSPDVSTFAPPSFDRQSSVPSSPFHQAVPSVFTTLAGDSTSDDPFTASIGASDADRRFDAWIPSDATRHILFTMATSQPGSYLPAQELLSAPVVLHNKPQGDPVRDLVCQYMGEQEAIKRQSLTADSVTQDTRGLQKLVEYGCLRAAVDLTRILLTDVGQGEATSESYTQHTPDTLQLWFCRLSLLTRLKLHELADSEMQAFHALDSPDLYFEFYPSVFPGRRGSMVPFGLRLLHAELPSLLGRSHESLDRLYYVLAVTSKIVLNLENGFAEDGSGVELTSESRKASLELWMKRQTQVLFKIASVLLNIKDYEAALTIYDQLLNKDDINKEALLTGTGRVYLQMGNVIKAEEMFKQVEVTTEKGNSSAVCRNAMNRGLLSLCQNKFSDAYEHFKSAVQCEPRNTCAINNMAVCSLYLGRLKDALNTLESLVHKDPDNNLYEGVLFNLCTLYELESSRALHKKQAVLDSVSRHKGDSFPVVSLKMS, encoded by the exons ATGGATCCAGACAATTATACTGACAGTGATGGTGAAACTCATCTGAGTTCTCCTGAAAGCCATCTGGCTGTTCCTGGATACATCAGCTCATTACCACACTCTCCGACCACTGATACCCTAGAGTCCGTCACTCTAGACCCACCACCAAGCAATGGGCAAGACGACAGTGTGGAAACGGAAAACATTGAGTGTACCGGCAACTCTGGAGGAATTACCTTTGAAGCAGAACCTGCTGTAGAGGACATTATACTGAGCTCTCCGTCTGACCACAGCTCCGACAGAGTTCTTAGTCCATGCTCAGCAAGTGAACCTGCCCAGAAAGATGATGGTGTTACTTCAAAACCAGATCCACTGGATGTGTTCACTTCTGTGAAGATGGATGACAGCATCAGTCTGGAACAAGAGAAACCAAACCTCAGCAGTTATTTTGGTGTACCTGATTCTGTAGCAGATGACTTCTTTGACTCAATATCAGGAGAAACCCCAAGTGCGGGAGGTGATTCCATTGCTGTGTCTGATCAGATTGCAGCTGCCCAGCAAGAGAGTCAGGTAGAGCCCCAGACAGAGCCAGACAGCAagcaacagcagcagccacAGGACTTTGAACACACATTGACACAGGAGCACCAAGAGACTCTTGTATCAAATACACCAGAGGTACAAGCTGATAAGTCCTGTAACAACAACAGTGGTGGTATTTTTCATCAAGAAGATATGGTTGCTTCGTCGGAGCCAGAGACAATCTCATTTGAAGGGGAGATCCTGCTGTCCACTGAGAATGATGGCGGCAAGTCAGGATCACAGGAACTCCTGGACCAGGATGAGGATGAGTTTGAATCATTCACAGCCCAAGGTGAGGAAGTGGAATCTGTCCCTGGTGACCAAGTCCATTCGTACGAGCCTGAATCGCCACTCAAATCTGCAGACGAGAACAAACCCCAGGATTCTTTACACCCAGGCTTCCATCATTCGTTACACCAAACACCAAGTGTTGGGACAACTCCTACTCAGTTGTCTCCCCTTTCCACTCCAGTTCACCATTCACAGTCGGCTCCGCAGCCTGGTCCGGTCTCGCCTGATGTGTCGACGTTTGCACCCCCAAGTTTTGACAGACAGTCTTCAGTACCATCCAGTCCATTTCACCAGGCTGTTCCGTCTGTATTTACCACCCTGGCAGGGGACAGCACCTCGGACGATCCGTTTACCGCTAGTATTGGTGCAAGCGATGCTGATAGGAGATTTGACGCGTGGATTCCTTCGGATGCTACCAGACACATACTGTTTACTATGGCAACAAGTCAACCAGGGTCTTACCTGCCAGCCCAAGAACTACTTAGTGCACCTGTAGTTCTGCACAATAAACCACAG GGTGATCCTGTGCGTGACCTTGTCTGCCAGTACATGGGGGAACAAGAGGCGATCAAGCGACAGTCTCTAACTGCTGACTCCGTGACACAGGACACCAGGGGACTTCAGAAACTTGTG GAGTATGGATGTCTTAGAGCTGCTGTGGATCTTACTAGGATCTTGTTGACTGATGTAGGACAGGGCGAGGCGACCAGTGAATcctacacacaacacacaccagATACGTTACAG CTATGGTTTTGTCGACTCTCACTATTAACCCGTCTTAAGCTCCACGAGTTGGCTGACTCGGAAATGCAAGCCTTCCATGCACTGGATTCTCCCGACCTTTACTTTGAATTCTACCCAAGCGTATTTCCAGGAAGGCGTG GCTCCATGGTTCCATTTGGTTTGCGTCTGTTGCATGCAGAGTTACCCAGTTTGCTTGGAAGAAGTCACGAGTCCCTCGATAGACTGTATTATGTTCTGGCTGTAACGTCCAAG ATTGTGCTGAATCTGGAGAATGGCTTTGCAGAGGATGGCAGTGGTGTGGAGTTGACCAGTGAAAGTAGGAAAG CTTCACTTGAGCTGTGGATGAAGCGACAGACACAAGTCCTGTTTAAGATAGCATCAGTGTTGCTGAACATCAAG GACTATGAAGCTGCTTTAACGATCTATGATCAACTGCTGAATAAGGACGACATTAATAAGGAGGCACTTCTTACTGGAACTGGACGAGTTTATCTTCAG ATGGGCAATGTTATAAAGGCAGAAGAAATGTTCAAGCAGGTGGAAGTTACCACAGAGAAGGGAAACAGTTCTGCTGTCTGCAGGAATGCAATGAACAG GGGTCTGTTGTCGTTGTGCCAGAATAAGTTCTCAGATGCGTATGAGCATTTTAAGTCGGCTGTGCAGTGTGAACCAAGAAATACATGT GCAATCAACAACATGGCTGTGTGCTCACTGTACCTAGGAAGACTGAAGGATGCGTTGAACACACTCGAGTCGCTGGTTCACAAGGACCCGGATAACAATCTGTACGAAGGCGTTCTCTTCAACCTGTGCACGCTGTACGAACTGGAGTCGTCGAGAGCGCTACACAAGAAACAGGCCGTGCTCGACTCTGTCAGTCGACACAAGGGCGACAGCTTCCCGGTCGTATCTCTCAAGATGTCGTGA
- the LOC121375149 gene encoding sterile alpha motif domain-containing protein 15-like: protein MAAGSASTSKLEDLKDENVPVALYWSYSQVADWIQDLGFPQYKACFTNNLIDGRRLVMVEASAFPKIGITDFEHIKIISKSIQDLLTLEEPDSTRSISLPPRNNLGMYLEKKSVKGKIIDGMSYQKFLQEHADAKWRPPLSNHCLILPYNTPPGIVVFK from the exons ATGGCTGCGGGAAGTGCCAGTACCAGCAAACTTGAGGATTTGAAAGATGAAAATGTTCCAGTAGCTTTGTACTGGTCTTATAGCCAAGTCGCAGATTGGATACAAGATCTGGGATTCCCACAGTACAAG GCTTGTTTTACAAACAATCTCATTGATGGAAGGCGTTTGGTGATGGTTGAAGCATCCGCATTTCCCAAAATAGGAATAACGGATTTTGAACATATCAAG ATCATTTCCAAGAGTATTCAAGATCTTCTTACATTAGAAGAGCCAGACTCCACACGTAGCATCTCCTTACCACCTCGGAATAACCTCG GTATGTACTTGGAAAAGAAAAGTGTAAAAGGCAAAATCATAGACGGTATGTCTTACCAAAAGTTTCTTCAGGAGCATGCAGATGCCAAGTGGAGACCACCTCTGTCGAATCACTGTCTAATACTGCCATACAACACACCTCCTGGGATAGTGGTATTCAAGTAG